The following proteins are co-located in the Paludisphaera rhizosphaerae genome:
- a CDS encoding WXG100 family type VII secretion target, translating into MAQAIANPEEIRRFAARLKQFNNDLLNQLSAIHGQVSALGQTWRDREHAKFVEEFDSTLTTVKRFVDVTNQHIPFLLRKAERLEEYLQQR; encoded by the coding sequence ATGGCCCAAGCCATTGCAAATCCCGAGGAGATCCGCCGCTTCGCCGCGCGGTTGAAGCAGTTCAACAACGACCTCCTGAACCAACTCTCGGCCATCCACGGACAGGTCTCCGCGCTGGGGCAGACGTGGCGCGACCGCGAGCACGCCAAGTTCGTGGAGGAGTTCGACTCGACCCTCACCACCGTCAAGCGGTTCGTCGACGTCACCAATCAGCACATCCCGTTCTTGCTCCGCAAAGCGGAACGGCTCGAGGAATACCTCCAGCAGCGCTGA